Proteins from a single region of Takifugu rubripes chromosome 4, fTakRub1.2, whole genome shotgun sequence:
- the lhcgr gene encoding lutropin-choriogonadotropic hormone receptor isoform X1, with protein sequence MAPRAVWLLVALSAVLNVRSCCAFSCPAICRCSQHTFQCSRDTQLASRPAARAVPRLRLTHMPLKEVPTHAFKELINITAIEISQSDSIAQIQRHAFLSLHSLAQISVRNINSLRVIEKGAFTDLPRLEHLSICNTGLIHFPDFTTVSSLAANIILEIADNMRIESIPANSFQGIAEESVDIRNLVRNGFRTIRSHAFNGTKLNTLILKDNRHLQDIQEDAFEGAAGPTVLDVSSTALSSLPPRGLRQVTTLKATLTFALKTLPPLESLADLLEAELTYPSHCCAFHAWRRKQRESSLKNLTKLCNLNANEIESAAEDAALSDYISFQYPDLDLYCLNNPLVKCTPKPDAFNPCEDLLGFSFLRSLTWIITACAVTGNLVVLVILLASHSKITISRFLMCNLAAADLCMGLYLMLIAFMDFQSRHQYYNHATDWQTGPGCGTAGFLTVFASELSVYTLTVISLERWHTIANAMRVNKRLRLRHVALIMAAGWAFSLLVALLPLVGVSSYSKVSICLPMDINGPGSQLYVVAVLVLNVVAFLVVCYCYACIYLSVRNPEHATRHGDTKMAKRMAVLIFTDFVCMAPISFFAISAALRMPLITVSHSKILLILFYPINSLCNPFLYTLFTRAFRKDLFRLLRRCSCWRSSADFCRSMKPPPPPPAESGQKKAGRKSLSFYAYHIKMNDCFLNKGTT encoded by the exons ATGGCTCCCCGGGCGGTCTGGCTCCTGGTCGCGCTGTCCGCTGTCCTGAACGTGCGCTCCTGCTGCGCCTTTAGCTGCCCGGCCATCTGCCGCTGCAGCCAGCACACCTTCCAGTGCAGCAGGGACACTCAGCTGGCCTCCAGGCCAGCAGCCAGAGCGGTGCCCAGACT AAGGCTGACGCACATGCCTTTGAAAGAAGTCCCCACTCACGCTTTCAAGGAGCTCATCAACATCACGGCGAT CGAGATCTCCCAGAGCGACTCCATCGCGCAGATCCAGAGGCACGCCTTCCTGTCgctccacagcctggctcaGAT TTCTGTGCGGAACATCAACAGTCTGAGGGTCATTGAGAAAGGGGCCTTCACTGACCTGCCCAGGCTGGAGCATTT GAGCATCTGCAACACCGGACTCATACACTTCCCCGATTTCACCACCGTCTCCTCCCTGGCAGCCAATATCATCCT GGAAATCGCTGATAACATGAGGATTGAAAGCATCCCTGCCAATTCCTTCCAGGGGATCGCGGAGGAGAGCGTTGACAT CAGGAACCTGGTCCGGAACGGCTTCAGAACAATCAGGTCTCACGCCTTCAATGGAACCAAGCTCAACACGCT gatACTGAAAGACAACAGGCACCTCCAGGACATCCAGGAGGACGCGTTTGAGGGAGCCGCAGGTCCGACTGTTCT GGACGTTTCCTCCACAGCTCTGAGTTCCCTCCCACCCAGGGGCCTCAGGCAGGTCACGACCCTGAAAGCCACCTTGACCTTCGCCCTGAAGACCCTCCCTCCCCTGGAGAGCCTGGCGGACCTGCTGGAGGCCGAGCTCACGTACCCCAGCCACTGCTGCGCCTTCCACGCGTGGCGCAGGAAACAGAg GGAAAGTTCCTTAAAGAATCTGACCAAGTTATGCAACCTCAATGCAAATGAAAT AGAGTCCGCCGCCGAGGACGCCGCGCTCAGCGATTACATCAGCTTCCAGTATCCAGACCTGGACCTTTACTGTCTCAACAACCCGCTTGTGAAGTGCACCCCGAAGCCTGACGCCTTTAACCCCTGCGAGGACCTGTTGGGCTTCTCTTTCCTGCGCAGCCTCACCTGGATCATCACCGCCTGTGCCGTGACGGGGAACCTGGTCGTTCTCGTCATCCTGCTGGCGAGCCACAGCAAGATAACCATCTCCAGGTTCCTCATGTGCAACCTGGCCGCGGCCGACCTGTGCATGGGCCTCTACCTGATGCTCATCGCCTTCATGGACTTCCAGTCCCGTCACCAGTACTACAACCACGCCACCGACTGGCAGACGGGGCCCGGGTGCGGCACCGCCGGGTTCCTCACGGTGTTCGCCAGCGAGCTGTCGGTGTACACGCTGACCGTGATCAGCCTGGAGCGCTGGCACACCATCGCCAACGCCATGCGCGTCAATAAGAGGCTGCGGCTGCGCCACGTCGCCCTGATCATGGCGGCGGGCTGGGCCTTCTCCCTGCTGGTTGCGCTGCTCCCCCTGGTGGGGGTGAGCAGCTACAGCAAGGTGAGCATCTGTCTGCCCATGGACATCAACGGCCCGGGCTCCCAGCTCTACGTGGTGGCCGTGCTCGTCCTCAACGTCGTCGCCTTCCTGGTGGTGTGCTACTGCTACGCGTGCATATACCTCAGCGTCCGCAACCCCGAGCACGCCACCCGCCACGGAGACACCAAGATGGCCAAGCGCATGGCCGTGCTCATCTTCACAGACTTCGTGTGCATGGCGCCCATCTCCTTTTTCGCCATCTCCGCGGCGCTCCGCATGCCCCTCATCACCGTGTCTCACTCCAAGATCCTGCTCATCCTCTTCTACCCCATCAACTCCCTGTGCAACCCCTTCCTCTACACGCTGTTCACGCGGGCTTTCAGGAAGGACCTGTTCCGGCTGCTGaggcgctgcagctgctggcgtTCCAGCGCCGACTTCTGCAGGTCGAtgaagccgccgccgccaccgccggcCGAGTCCGGCCAAAAAAAGGCGGGCAGGAAGTCGCTCAGCTTCTACGCTTATCACATCAAGATGAACGACTGTTTCCTGAACAAAGGGACCACATGA
- the lhcgr gene encoding lutropin-choriogonadotropic hormone receptor isoform X2, producing MAPRAVWLLVALSAVLNVRSCCAFSCPAICRCSQHTFQCSRDTQLASRPAARAVPRLRLTHMPLKEVPTHAFKELINITAIEISQSDSIAQIQRHAFLSLHSLAQISVRNINSLRVIEKGAFTDLPRLEHLSICNTGLIHFPDFTTVSSLAANIILEIADNMRIESIPANSFQGIAEESVDMNLVRNGFRTIRSHAFNGTKLNTLILKDNRHLQDIQEDAFEGAAGPTVLDVSSTALSSLPPRGLRQVTTLKATLTFALKTLPPLESLADLLEAELTYPSHCCAFHAWRRKQRESSLKNLTKLCNLNANEIESAAEDAALSDYISFQYPDLDLYCLNNPLVKCTPKPDAFNPCEDLLGFSFLRSLTWIITACAVTGNLVVLVILLASHSKITISRFLMCNLAAADLCMGLYLMLIAFMDFQSRHQYYNHATDWQTGPGCGTAGFLTVFASELSVYTLTVISLERWHTIANAMRVNKRLRLRHVALIMAAGWAFSLLVALLPLVGVSSYSKVSICLPMDINGPGSQLYVVAVLVLNVVAFLVVCYCYACIYLSVRNPEHATRHGDTKMAKRMAVLIFTDFVCMAPISFFAISAALRMPLITVSHSKILLILFYPINSLCNPFLYTLFTRAFRKDLFRLLRRCSCWRSSADFCRSMKPPPPPPAESGQKKAGRKSLSFYAYHIKMNDCFLNKGTT from the exons ATGGCTCCCCGGGCGGTCTGGCTCCTGGTCGCGCTGTCCGCTGTCCTGAACGTGCGCTCCTGCTGCGCCTTTAGCTGCCCGGCCATCTGCCGCTGCAGCCAGCACACCTTCCAGTGCAGCAGGGACACTCAGCTGGCCTCCAGGCCAGCAGCCAGAGCGGTGCCCAGACT AAGGCTGACGCACATGCCTTTGAAAGAAGTCCCCACTCACGCTTTCAAGGAGCTCATCAACATCACGGCGAT CGAGATCTCCCAGAGCGACTCCATCGCGCAGATCCAGAGGCACGCCTTCCTGTCgctccacagcctggctcaGAT TTCTGTGCGGAACATCAACAGTCTGAGGGTCATTGAGAAAGGGGCCTTCACTGACCTGCCCAGGCTGGAGCATTT GAGCATCTGCAACACCGGACTCATACACTTCCCCGATTTCACCACCGTCTCCTCCCTGGCAGCCAATATCATCCT GGAAATCGCTGATAACATGAGGATTGAAAGCATCCCTGCCAATTCCTTCCAGGGGATCGCGGAGGAGAGCGTTGACAT GAACCTGGTCCGGAACGGCTTCAGAACAATCAGGTCTCACGCCTTCAATGGAACCAAGCTCAACACGCT gatACTGAAAGACAACAGGCACCTCCAGGACATCCAGGAGGACGCGTTTGAGGGAGCCGCAGGTCCGACTGTTCT GGACGTTTCCTCCACAGCTCTGAGTTCCCTCCCACCCAGGGGCCTCAGGCAGGTCACGACCCTGAAAGCCACCTTGACCTTCGCCCTGAAGACCCTCCCTCCCCTGGAGAGCCTGGCGGACCTGCTGGAGGCCGAGCTCACGTACCCCAGCCACTGCTGCGCCTTCCACGCGTGGCGCAGGAAACAGAg GGAAAGTTCCTTAAAGAATCTGACCAAGTTATGCAACCTCAATGCAAATGAAAT AGAGTCCGCCGCCGAGGACGCCGCGCTCAGCGATTACATCAGCTTCCAGTATCCAGACCTGGACCTTTACTGTCTCAACAACCCGCTTGTGAAGTGCACCCCGAAGCCTGACGCCTTTAACCCCTGCGAGGACCTGTTGGGCTTCTCTTTCCTGCGCAGCCTCACCTGGATCATCACCGCCTGTGCCGTGACGGGGAACCTGGTCGTTCTCGTCATCCTGCTGGCGAGCCACAGCAAGATAACCATCTCCAGGTTCCTCATGTGCAACCTGGCCGCGGCCGACCTGTGCATGGGCCTCTACCTGATGCTCATCGCCTTCATGGACTTCCAGTCCCGTCACCAGTACTACAACCACGCCACCGACTGGCAGACGGGGCCCGGGTGCGGCACCGCCGGGTTCCTCACGGTGTTCGCCAGCGAGCTGTCGGTGTACACGCTGACCGTGATCAGCCTGGAGCGCTGGCACACCATCGCCAACGCCATGCGCGTCAATAAGAGGCTGCGGCTGCGCCACGTCGCCCTGATCATGGCGGCGGGCTGGGCCTTCTCCCTGCTGGTTGCGCTGCTCCCCCTGGTGGGGGTGAGCAGCTACAGCAAGGTGAGCATCTGTCTGCCCATGGACATCAACGGCCCGGGCTCCCAGCTCTACGTGGTGGCCGTGCTCGTCCTCAACGTCGTCGCCTTCCTGGTGGTGTGCTACTGCTACGCGTGCATATACCTCAGCGTCCGCAACCCCGAGCACGCCACCCGCCACGGAGACACCAAGATGGCCAAGCGCATGGCCGTGCTCATCTTCACAGACTTCGTGTGCATGGCGCCCATCTCCTTTTTCGCCATCTCCGCGGCGCTCCGCATGCCCCTCATCACCGTGTCTCACTCCAAGATCCTGCTCATCCTCTTCTACCCCATCAACTCCCTGTGCAACCCCTTCCTCTACACGCTGTTCACGCGGGCTTTCAGGAAGGACCTGTTCCGGCTGCTGaggcgctgcagctgctggcgtTCCAGCGCCGACTTCTGCAGGTCGAtgaagccgccgccgccaccgccggcCGAGTCCGGCCAAAAAAAGGCGGGCAGGAAGTCGCTCAGCTTCTACGCTTATCACATCAAGATGAACGACTGTTTCCTGAACAAAGGGACCACATGA